Proteins encoded by one window of Paenibacillus urinalis:
- a CDS encoding phosphotransferase family protein codes for MESTTKLKLKRKDIESICSAAFPEAGKLKMAEELTEGWANSAYLITLENDTKVVAKIAASMDSFMRYERNLMRAEVEVLRLLESSGFTIAPRVIYHDATKSIIESEYFLMSYIPGQSLNKIRNELPESTLTEIYQQLGVYNREMNEIKGDGFGFYAQEERRKSTWREAFFLMLDDHFADAEERGVKLPVSGTEMYAAMYRLADALDEVTEPRLIIWDLWDGNVMIENNKISGLIDFERAFWGDPLMEYHFNHKNEVTDFRLGYGRDVVTEAEHKRRALYDVYLDLILCVECSYRGYTDTNYLKWASDNLVQSWEGFIRQYPY; via the coding sequence ATGGAAAGTACTACTAAACTGAAGTTGAAGCGTAAGGATATCGAAAGCATATGTTCAGCTGCTTTTCCTGAAGCCGGGAAGCTTAAGATGGCAGAGGAGCTTACTGAAGGCTGGGCAAATTCAGCTTATCTCATCACCTTGGAGAATGATACGAAGGTAGTAGCGAAGATCGCGGCGAGCATGGACTCCTTCATGCGTTACGAGCGTAACTTGATGCGTGCAGAGGTTGAGGTGCTGCGGCTGTTGGAATCTTCGGGGTTCACCATTGCACCACGGGTTATTTATCATGATGCTACAAAAAGCATAATCGAGTCTGAGTATTTTCTAATGAGCTATATTCCAGGTCAGTCTTTAAACAAGATCAGAAATGAACTCCCGGAAAGCACATTAACAGAGATTTATCAGCAGCTGGGCGTATACAATCGTGAGATGAATGAGATCAAGGGAGACGGATTTGGCTTCTACGCTCAAGAGGAGAGAAGAAAATCGACTTGGAGGGAAGCTTTTTTTCTAATGCTGGATGATCACTTTGCCGACGCGGAAGAGCGCGGAGTGAAGCTGCCCGTGTCAGGAACCGAAATGTATGCAGCGATGTACAGACTTGCCGACGCATTGGATGAAGTGACAGAGCCTAGGCTTATCATCTGGGATTTATGGGACGGGAATGTCATGATTGAAAATAACAAGATTTCTGGCTTGATTGATTTTGAACGTGCTTTTTGGGGAGATCCGCTGATGGAGTACCATTTTAATCATAAAAATGAGGTTACAGATTTTCGTTTAGGATATGGCCGGGATGTGGTTACGGAGGCGGAACATAAGCGGCGGGCGCTGTATGATGTGTACCTTGATCTGATATTGTGTGTTGAATGTTCCTACCGTGGTTACACAGACACCAATTATTTAAAATGGGCCTCAGATAATCTTGTTCAAAGCTGGGAAGGATTTATTCGGCAATATCCTTATTAG
- a CDS encoding helix-turn-helix domain-containing protein, with amino-acid sequence MNPQQVLTGEKEYDPLPSEKKRPFKGRYYRKNLITILLIASIPGLITGIVIYWLVVSQMEEEFSRLHQNQISNRAANIADQFSYMELGLSHWAFEPRFGEELKDMDYVYHFDQTEDIVTTLYVLQGSHPLIDKVQLYLNEPKPILFNRSYGELSDEQLIRSYHQYLTGGSQVYWTDRLPGQLLPEGDVNTAEELLHTDTNEALVLVHKIPGGSTAPFGALIVTLDNDKVRSILKTLTPYDQGSTFLLDKSGEVLVSGGDHKGASSGELNEQIRQQVDLERNNGSFLYTFENTTYSVSYGKLSRIDSDWVYVSAAPITDITAPLLSVSKFIVIVSAAGLLIAILLSWLASRRIYSPIERLLGVLGTNEKERLQGTLLHHDEFELLETYWNDLLTERSRARRKLDDQLPMLRGSFVMQLIQGHLSSHSEAYLIEQMSDLGFKVEDRQFLLVKLRLTGYSNLNGRFNEQDTGLVTFAAVNIIEEFAAQRFEQAAVLNFHDLSAAVLLTGTNEESLKSAALVWGDELMLVINRIMKMNVTILISRPAGLVSELPARFLELEQAEAFRSIEDLNQLLDLDEELQYQKIEESSYPFLLERDIVQAVRTGKMEEAQRILSQFMEEAIKQHTTEYQLQQTMLQLLASLLHMMLQSGVPSHQLFKGRNLYEEIASLKERVPIEKWMRQEVFLPYIRYMEERSHAGLKPVIDRTMQRIDEQYMTDISLESCADQEGMTPYALSKAFKQVAGINFIDYVTYKRIEAAKELLRETDLKMNDIADRVGYQHSYFNRIFKKQEGMTPGQYRDQWHQ; translated from the coding sequence ATGAATCCGCAGCAGGTGTTGACGGGAGAGAAAGAATACGATCCACTACCTAGTGAGAAGAAGCGGCCTTTCAAAGGCCGGTACTATCGGAAGAATCTCATTACGATTCTGCTCATCGCGAGCATTCCGGGCTTAATTACAGGAATCGTTATTTACTGGCTGGTCGTCTCCCAGATGGAGGAGGAGTTCAGTCGGCTGCATCAGAATCAGATCAGTAATCGGGCAGCGAACATCGCTGATCAATTTTCATATATGGAGCTTGGATTATCCCACTGGGCCTTTGAGCCTCGATTCGGCGAAGAATTAAAGGATATGGATTACGTCTATCATTTTGACCAGACGGAGGATATTGTTACAACCTTATATGTGTTACAGGGGTCACATCCGCTGATAGATAAGGTACAGCTCTATTTGAATGAGCCGAAGCCGATTTTGTTTAACCGCTCTTATGGAGAGCTGTCGGATGAACAGTTGATCCGATCCTATCATCAATATTTAACGGGCGGCAGTCAGGTGTACTGGACAGATAGGCTTCCAGGACAGCTCCTGCCCGAAGGTGATGTGAACACGGCTGAGGAGCTGCTGCATACAGACACTAATGAAGCGCTGGTGCTGGTGCACAAAATTCCCGGAGGGAGCACGGCACCGTTCGGAGCCCTTATTGTGACGCTAGATAATGATAAAGTCAGAAGTATTCTGAAAACGCTTACTCCATATGACCAGGGCTCGACCTTTTTGCTGGATAAGAGCGGAGAGGTGCTGGTGTCCGGCGGTGATCACAAAGGGGCCTCCTCCGGTGAGCTGAACGAGCAGATTAGGCAGCAGGTCGATTTGGAGCGTAATAACGGTTCTTTTTTATATACATTTGAAAATACAACGTATTCAGTGTCCTATGGCAAGCTGAGTCGCATTGACTCTGATTGGGTCTATGTATCCGCCGCTCCGATAACGGATATTACAGCACCCTTATTGTCGGTGTCCAAATTCATTGTAATCGTCAGCGCGGCAGGTCTGCTTATTGCCATTTTATTATCCTGGCTGGCCTCACGGCGTATTTATTCCCCTATTGAGCGGTTGCTCGGTGTATTGGGTACGAATGAAAAGGAGCGACTTCAAGGAACATTACTGCATCATGACGAGTTTGAATTACTTGAAACCTACTGGAACGACCTTCTTACGGAGAGAAGCAGAGCAAGACGCAAGCTGGATGATCAGCTGCCCATGCTGCGTGGAAGCTTCGTTATGCAGCTGATTCAAGGGCATCTATCGTCCCATTCAGAAGCATATCTCATTGAACAGATGTCGGATCTCGGGTTCAAGGTGGAGGATCGCCAATTTTTGCTGGTGAAGCTGCGGCTGACGGGCTATTCGAATCTAAACGGTCGTTTTAACGAGCAGGACACAGGACTTGTCACTTTTGCTGCTGTTAATATTATTGAAGAGTTTGCCGCACAGCGGTTTGAGCAGGCTGCAGTCCTGAATTTTCATGATTTATCCGCGGCTGTGCTCCTTACGGGCACGAATGAGGAGTCACTGAAGTCCGCTGCCCTTGTGTGGGGAGATGAGCTGATGCTGGTGATCAACCGGATTATGAAGATGAACGTAACGATCTTGATCAGCAGGCCAGCAGGCTTGGTATCCGAGCTTCCGGCACGATTCCTGGAGCTGGAGCAGGCAGAAGCGTTTAGAAGCATTGAAGATCTGAATCAGCTTCTGGATCTGGATGAAGAATTGCAATATCAAAAAATAGAAGAGTCAAGCTATCCTTTCCTCCTTGAGCGCGATATCGTCCAGGCGGTGCGTACAGGCAAAATGGAAGAGGCACAGCGTATCTTGTCTCAATTTATGGAGGAGGCCATTAAGCAGCATACGACCGAGTACCAATTACAGCAAACGATGCTTCAGCTGCTGGCGAGCCTGCTTCACATGATGCTTCAGTCCGGAGTTCCCTCTCATCAGCTGTTCAAGGGGAGGAATCTGTATGAGGAGATTGCATCCTTGAAGGAACGGGTTCCAATTGAGAAGTGGATGAGACAAGAAGTATTTCTTCCTTATATCCGTTACATGGAAGAGAGATCTCATGCCGGACTTAAGCCCGTTATTGACCGAACGATGCAGCGTATCGACGAGCAGTACATGACAGACATATCGCTGGAAAGCTGTGCAGACCAAGAGGGAATGACCCCTTACGCACTTAGCAAAGCATTTAAACAGGTAGCAGGCATCAATTTTATCGATTATGTAACTTACAAACGGATTGAGGCAGCGAAGGAATTGCTGAGAGAAACAGATTTGAAAATGAATGATATCGCGGACCGAGTTGGTTATCAGCACAGCTACTTTAACCGGATTTTTAAGAAGCAGGAAGGAATGACGCCGGGTCAATATCGCGATCAATGGCATCAATAG
- a CDS encoding extracellular solute-binding protein has product MKQAKKSVKHSIKVLSTSFLVAAMLAACSSSPGGNGEQAQSGSSGGEAAGKLELGIMVPNFEAETPAANNPVIQKLEELTNTELEFQWVPSSSYEDKFNITLASGKLPDVMVVLGKSPSFINASRNGAFWELGPYLKDYPNLSQANEIILNNASIDGKTYGIYRARVLGRNGVTIRKDWLDNLGLSAPTTIDEFYNVMKAFTENDPDGNGKKDTYGLIASKFNGPWDIMSVWFGAPNRWGEDENGQLVPAHKTPQYLEALKFFRKLYEEGLVNKDFAVMDATKMPDLMVNGKGGVMVDVADNAQRIDQKVLEKDPNATGAIDVLPAMVGPEGHRDLPTSGYSGMIAISKSVKTEEELKEVLTFLDKLNEEELQMLMSSGIEGTHYEKKEDYIVPSTDKQILRDLNGTNQILMFIPETRGLSVEQTPVRQKVAEIQKANEEIVIPNPGEPLISDVYAQKGPQLDNIINDARTKFIVGQIDEQGLQEAFELWEANGGTEYIEEVNKLYAEVKQ; this is encoded by the coding sequence ATGAAACAAGCCAAGAAGTCTGTGAAGCATTCGATCAAAGTTCTAAGCACTTCGTTCCTTGTGGCGGCAATGCTTGCCGCTTGCTCATCCTCGCCGGGCGGTAACGGTGAGCAGGCGCAATCCGGTTCATCCGGAGGAGAAGCCGCAGGCAAATTGGAGCTTGGCATTATGGTACCAAATTTTGAAGCGGAAACGCCGGCTGCCAATAATCCTGTCATTCAGAAGCTGGAGGAGCTGACCAATACGGAGCTGGAATTTCAGTGGGTGCCTAGCAGCTCATATGAAGACAAGTTCAACATTACACTGGCTTCAGGCAAGCTGCCGGACGTCATGGTCGTTCTCGGTAAATCGCCAAGCTTCATCAATGCCTCACGCAACGGTGCCTTCTGGGAACTGGGTCCTTATCTGAAGGACTATCCAAACTTATCTCAAGCGAATGAGATTATTCTGAACAATGCTTCGATAGATGGGAAGACGTATGGAATATATCGTGCACGGGTTTTGGGACGTAACGGTGTTACCATCCGTAAGGATTGGCTGGATAATCTCGGACTCAGCGCACCGACGACTATTGATGAATTTTATAACGTAATGAAGGCCTTCACGGAGAATGATCCGGACGGCAATGGCAAGAAGGATACGTACGGGCTGATTGCAAGTAAATTCAACGGACCTTGGGATATCATGTCGGTGTGGTTTGGTGCACCGAATCGCTGGGGTGAGGATGAGAACGGTCAGCTCGTTCCGGCTCATAAGACACCACAATATTTGGAAGCGCTCAAATTTTTCCGCAAGCTATATGAGGAAGGACTCGTCAACAAGGATTTTGCGGTCATGGATGCAACGAAGATGCCGGATCTTATGGTCAATGGAAAAGGCGGTGTTATGGTCGACGTAGCGGATAACGCTCAGCGGATCGATCAGAAGGTGTTGGAGAAGGATCCAAATGCGACGGGAGCCATCGACGTGCTGCCTGCCATGGTTGGACCTGAAGGGCATCGAGATCTGCCGACCTCGGGATATTCCGGAATGATTGCTATTTCGAAGAGTGTGAAGACAGAAGAAGAATTGAAGGAAGTGCTGACCTTCCTAGACAAGCTGAACGAGGAAGAGCTGCAGATGCTGATGAGTTCAGGCATTGAGGGTACGCACTATGAGAAGAAAGAGGACTATATCGTACCGAGTACGGATAAACAGATTTTGCGCGATTTGAATGGTACGAATCAGATCCTGATGTTCATTCCGGAAACGCGGGGTCTCAGCGTAGAGCAGACACCAGTCCGTCAGAAGGTTGCTGAAATTCAGAAGGCGAATGAAGAGATTGTCATTCCTAACCCAGGCGAGCCTCTAATCTCGGATGTGTATGCCCAAAAAGGACCTCAGCTCGACAACATTATTAATGATGCCCGTACCAAGTTTATTGTCGGCCAGATTGATGAACAAGGACTGCAGGAAGCCTTTGAGCTGTGGGAGGCAAACGGAGGTACGGAATATATCGAGGAAGTAAACAAGCTGTACGCTGAGGTTAAACAGTAA
- a CDS encoding dipeptidase: MSVDYKAYFAEHRETHLNELKEWLAIPSISALSEHKGDVLKAAEWVADKLKTAGLEHVEIHPTQGHPVVTADYLHAEGKPTLLIYGHYDVQPVDPLHLWQTPPFEPDIRDGKLYARGATDDKGQLFLHVKAIEAILKQEKELPVNIKFCIEGEEEISSPNLPLYLADNTDKLAADAILISDTSLLAPGKPAISTGLRGLCSMELSLNTANTDLHSGSYGGGVPNALHAMVSLLASLHDAQGRVSVDGFYEGVQELSSEMREEFAKQNFDEDQLKKDLGLDALFGEEGFSFVERVGARPTLELNGVWGGFQGEGSKTVIPKEAHAKITCRLVADQDPQKVMDAIEAHLKAHTPVGAQLSFTPKEKAFAFNIDPNHPFLQKAADAFENVYGTRALFTKDGGSIPIVEKLSSTLNAPAVMMGFGLPDENLHAPNEHFNLENFDKGLLTIVDYLKQI, from the coding sequence ATGAGCGTTGATTATAAAGCATATTTTGCTGAACATCGCGAGACACATTTGAATGAATTAAAGGAATGGCTTGCGATTCCAAGTATTTCTGCTCTGTCCGAACATAAAGGAGATGTTCTGAAGGCGGCAGAATGGGTAGCTGACAAACTAAAGACGGCGGGTCTTGAGCATGTAGAGATTCACCCTACGCAAGGCCATCCTGTTGTTACGGCTGATTACCTTCATGCAGAAGGGAAGCCAACGCTTCTCATCTACGGCCATTACGATGTACAGCCAGTCGATCCGCTCCATCTGTGGCAGACACCGCCATTTGAACCGGATATTCGGGACGGTAAGCTATACGCCCGCGGAGCCACAGATGACAAAGGTCAATTATTCCTGCATGTGAAGGCCATCGAAGCGATTTTGAAGCAGGAAAAAGAGCTGCCTGTAAACATTAAATTCTGTATTGAAGGGGAAGAAGAAATTTCAAGTCCAAATCTTCCGCTATACTTGGCAGACAACACGGACAAGCTTGCTGCTGATGCGATCCTGATCTCCGACACCTCGCTGCTGGCTCCAGGCAAGCCTGCGATCTCAACAGGACTGCGCGGACTGTGCTCTATGGAACTGTCACTAAATACGGCAAACACGGATTTGCATTCGGGATCATATGGCGGTGGTGTTCCCAACGCCCTTCATGCCATGGTGTCTCTGCTTGCTTCCCTGCATGACGCACAGGGCCGTGTTTCTGTAGATGGGTTCTACGAGGGTGTGCAAGAGTTAAGCTCTGAGATGCGCGAAGAATTCGCAAAACAAAATTTTGATGAGGATCAGCTGAAAAAGGATCTGGGGCTTGACGCTCTGTTTGGTGAAGAGGGCTTCTCCTTCGTAGAACGTGTAGGCGCACGTCCAACCCTGGAGCTGAACGGTGTATGGGGCGGCTTCCAAGGGGAAGGCAGCAAGACGGTCATTCCGAAGGAGGCCCATGCCAAGATCACCTGCAGACTCGTCGCAGATCAGGACCCTCAGAAGGTGATGGATGCGATCGAAGCCCATCTTAAGGCACATACGCCGGTGGGAGCACAGCTCTCCTTTACTCCTAAGGAAAAAGCATTTGCCTTTAACATTGATCCAAACCATCCATTTCTGCAAAAAGCAGCGGATGCCTTCGAGAACGTCTATGGCACACGTGCTCTATTCACCAAAGACGGCGGATCAATTCCAATTGTTGAGAAGCTGTCCAGTACCCTGAATGCTCCTGCTGTCATGATGGGCTTTGGCCTTCCGGATGAGAATCTGCATGCACCGAATGAGCATTTTAATCTGGAGAACTTTGACAAGGGCTTGCTGACGATTGTGGATTATTTGAAGCAAATCTAA
- a CDS encoding carbohydrate ABC transporter permease, whose protein sequence is MDKRFNTPGGRVFDVFNYLILSIFGIVTVLPFLYIIGNSFATEAEITARNFFLIPHDISFSAYQYIFSSSTIFKSIGNSVYITVVGTLVNLLFTLTMAYPLSRKDFWGRNVIMNLVIFSMLFGGGMIPTYLVIRELGLLDTYWSLILPGAIGAFNLIVVKNFFQELPAGLEEAARIDGCTDLGVFWRIVLPLSKPVIATFALFYAVGHWNNFFSALLYLSDSAMWPLQVMLRQIVLLSQGTAGDMANMDPNFVQPPEQSIKMAVIVVGTIPILLVYPFLQKHFAKGMLLGSIKG, encoded by the coding sequence ATGGACAAAAGGTTTAATACGCCGGGCGGACGAGTCTTTGACGTATTCAATTACCTGATTCTCAGCATCTTCGGGATTGTCACGGTGCTTCCGTTTCTATATATTATCGGCAACTCGTTTGCAACGGAAGCCGAAATCACGGCGCGAAACTTCTTTCTCATTCCACATGATATTTCCTTCAGTGCGTATCAGTACATCTTTTCATCATCTACGATTTTTAAGAGCATTGGTAACTCCGTATATATTACGGTTGTGGGAACACTCGTTAATCTGCTGTTCACACTAACCATGGCGTATCCGCTCTCCCGCAAGGATTTTTGGGGACGGAATGTCATCATGAACCTCGTCATCTTCTCCATGCTGTTCGGAGGAGGGATGATTCCAACCTATCTGGTCATTCGAGAGCTGGGTCTTCTGGATACTTACTGGTCCTTGATTCTACCTGGTGCTATCGGTGCCTTTAACCTGATTGTCGTCAAAAACTTTTTTCAGGAGCTGCCTGCAGGACTGGAAGAGGCGGCGCGGATTGACGGCTGTACAGATCTCGGTGTATTTTGGCGCATTGTTCTTCCCCTTTCCAAGCCGGTCATTGCTACGTTTGCGTTGTTTTATGCAGTAGGGCATTGGAATAACTTCTTCTCGGCGCTCTTGTACCTGTCGGACAGTGCCATGTGGCCGCTGCAGGTTATGCTCAGACAGATTGTGCTGCTCTCGCAGGGCACAGCCGGAGATATGGCAAACATGGATCCTAATTTTGTTCAGCCTCCGGAGCAATCCATTAAGATGGCGGTCATCGTCGTCGGTACGATCCCAATTCTGCTGGTTTATCCGTTCCTTCAGAAGCACTTTGCCAAAGGCATGCTGCTTGGTTCAATTAAAGGTTAA
- a CDS encoding ABC transporter permease gives MKRNARKRWLSQLKRNKWLYLLVTPGLLYFLVFKYAPMWGIVIAFQDYQPFLGIRESEWVGFENFTTFFQNPDFYRLLRNTLILAVYDLVFFFPAPILVALLLNEISKSWFKRTVQTLVYVPHFVSMVIIASITYVFLTPDGGVLYELIAWITGTPIDVLSDPDAFRPLIIVQMLWKEVGWGTIIFLAALAGVDTEQYEAAIVDGAGRFRRMWHITLPAIRNVIIILLILRLGNFLDTGFEQIFLMTNSLNRDVADVFDTYVYQVGITQGAFSYSTAVGLFKSVVGIILILGANKLAKKFGHSGIY, from the coding sequence ATGAAAAGGAATGCAAGAAAACGATGGCTGTCCCAGCTGAAACGCAACAAATGGTTATACTTGCTGGTCACGCCTGGACTTCTATACTTTCTTGTATTCAAATATGCGCCGATGTGGGGAATCGTCATTGCCTTTCAGGATTATCAGCCTTTTCTCGGTATTCGGGAAAGTGAATGGGTTGGATTCGAAAATTTCACGACCTTTTTCCAAAATCCTGATTTCTACAGGCTGCTGCGCAACACCCTGATTCTGGCCGTGTATGATCTCGTATTTTTCTTCCCGGCTCCCATTCTCGTGGCCTTACTTCTCAATGAAATTTCAAAATCCTGGTTTAAACGAACCGTACAAACGTTAGTCTATGTTCCGCATTTTGTATCCATGGTTATTATTGCAAGTATTACGTATGTATTTCTTACGCCTGACGGCGGGGTTCTGTATGAGCTGATCGCCTGGATTACAGGCACGCCCATCGATGTTCTGTCTGATCCGGATGCCTTCAGACCGCTCATTATCGTTCAGATGCTGTGGAAGGAAGTTGGCTGGGGCACGATTATCTTCTTAGCGGCACTCGCTGGTGTAGATACCGAACAGTACGAGGCTGCAATTGTGGATGGCGCGGGACGCTTTCGCCGGATGTGGCATATTACTCTGCCGGCCATCCGTAATGTCATCATCATTCTGCTTATTCTTCGTCTGGGGAACTTCCTTGATACCGGATTTGAGCAAATCTTCCTCATGACCAACTCCCTTAACCGCGATGTTGCCGATGTGTTCGATACTTATGTATACCAGGTCGGTATCACTCAAGGGGCATTCAGTTACAGTACAGCGGTTGGATTATTCAAGTCGGTTGTAGGGATTATCCTCATTCTTGGAGCGAATAAGCTTGCCAAGAAGTTCGGCCACTCCGGCATCTACTAG